From a region of the Mauremys mutica isolate MM-2020 ecotype Southern chromosome 12, ASM2049712v1, whole genome shotgun sequence genome:
- the LOC123345949 gene encoding E3 ubiquitin-protein ligase TRIM39-like: MATDNPVESLQEEATCPICLEYFKDPVIIDCGHHFCRACIAQCWEGSNTDVSCPQCRETVQQGNLRPNRKLANVVEMVKRLSLQAAKGAGEERVCGEHQETLKLFCEEDQTSVCVVCHLSRAHREHRVIPIKEAAQEYKEKLQGALGPLTKELEEALALMSAEEKKTTEWQGKVKNRREMIAGEFNKLHTLLREEEQLILQSLEEEERENLQKLQENVTKLSQQSSSLQQLITELEEKCQQPVVELLKDVKSTLSRSENVKLQEPEAVSTHLKNVYKISLDMGEALKRFGVDVTLDPDTAHPDLVLSEDQKRVRRGDTWQDLPDNPERFDTYPEVLGAEGFAGGRRYWEVEVGDKPGWELGVCRESVSRKGESTFSPGNGFWVVWLEEGEYKAGTSLRTPLPVSVRPSRVGIFLDYEAGEVSFYNVTDRSHFFTFTDTFSGKLRPYFCPGLNAGGTNAAPLIICPVPAQAGGNLGP, encoded by the exons atggccacAGACAAccccgtggaaagtctccaggaggaagctacgtgccccatctgtctggagtattttaagGACCCGGTGATTATAGACTGTGGGCAccatttctgccgagcctgcattgcccagtgctgggagggatcgaaTACAGacgtctcctgccctcagtgcagagaaactgtgcaacagggaaacctcaggccGAACAGGAAGCTGGCAAATGTTGTAGAAATGGTCAAACggctgagtttacaggcagcaaagggagcaggagaggagagggtgtgtggggaacaccaggagactctgaaactgttctgtgaagaggatcaaacttctGTCTGTGTGGTTTGCCATCTGTCCCGGGCTCACAGAGAGCACAGGGTGATTCCCAtaaaggaggctgcccaggagtacaag GAGAAactccagggagccctgggccctctgacgaaggagctggaagaggccctggctctgatgtctgcagaggagaagaaaacCACAGAGTGGCAG GGGAAAGTGAAGAATAGGAGAGAGATGATTGCAGGTGAATTTAACAAACTgcacacactgctgagagaggaggagcagctgattctgcagagcctggaggaggaggaaagggagaatCTGCAGAAACTACAGGAAAATGTCACCAAACTCTCCCAGcaaagctcctctctgcagcagctgatcaCAGAGCTAGAGGAGAAatgtcagcaaccagttgtggagCTGCTAAAG gatgtgaaaagcacattgagcag GAGTGAGAATGTGAAGCTCCAGGAACCAGAAGCTGTTTCTACTCACCTGAAGAACGTGTATAAAATTTCCCTTGACATGGGGGAAGCGCTGAAGAGATTTGGAG tggacgtgactctggatccagacacggctcatcccgacctcgtcctgtctgaggatcagaAACGTGTGAGACGGGGAGACACTTGGCAGGATCTGCCCGACAATCCTGAGAGATTTGATACGTACCCTGAAGTTCTGGGCGCTGAGGGGTTTGCGGGCGGgaggcgttactgggaggtggaggtgggagacaagccaggctgggaactgggggtttgtagggaatctgtgagcaggaaaGGGGAGAGCACATTCTCACCTGGGAATGGATTCTGGGTCGTGTGGCTGGAGGAAGGGGAATACAAGGCCGGCACCTCCCTCAGGACCCCTCTCcccgtgagcgtcaggcccagccgggtggggattttcctggactatgaggcaggcgaggtctcgttttacaatgtgactgacaggtcccatttcttcactttcactgacaccttctccGGGAAGCTCCGCCCTTATTTCTGTCCTGGTCTCAACGCTGGGGGTACAAAcgcggctcccctgataatctgcccggtcccagctcaggccggagggaatctcggtccctga